From a region of the Solanum stenotomum isolate F172 chromosome 2, ASM1918654v1, whole genome shotgun sequence genome:
- the LOC125857206 gene encoding uncharacterized protein LOC125857206 isoform X3 — MVDYYSSVTEHIVQGISLCLLHITKRMGDHFVFLVDRLLTESTLEAAIESRNQNLLASWTTDDPTAYCSSQSADAVLTPGKMVECRICQDEDMDSNMEAPCSCCGSLKYAHRRCVQRWCNEKGDTICEICHQPFRPGYTAPPSIFRLGGIPMNLRGNWRIVRRNLNNQRVIAVVSTDHNLINSDENEVYTPRSMMYCRVFAMIFMLLLVIRHALPLIVDQAGDYSLPLVMVSCYFLELWALFCPSTS; from the exons ATGGTGGATTACT ACAGTTCTGTTACAGAACATATTGTTCAAGGCATAAGTTTGTGTCTTCTTCATATCACCAAAAGGATGGGAGATCACTTTGTGTTTCTGGTTGATCGTTTGCTGACTGAATCAACTTTGGAGGCTGCAATTGAGAGCAGGAATCAGAATCTATTAGCATCATGGACAACTGATGACCCGACAGCTTATTGCTCCTCCCAAAGTGCTGATGCTGTTTTAACTCCAGGAAAAATGGTGGAATGTAGGATATGCCAAGATGAGGATATGGATTCAAATATGGAGGCTCCATGCTCTTGCTGTGGTAGCTTGAAG TATGCACATCGTAGATGCGTGCAAAGGTGGTGTAATGAGAAGGGTGATACCATTTGCGAGATCTGCCACCAG CCTTTCAGGCCAGGTTACACAGCACCACCCTCGATTTTTCGCCTTGGTGGCATTCCAATGAACTTAAG GGGGAATTGGCGAATAGTCAGAAGGAACTTGAATAATCAACGTGTGATAGCAGTGGTTTCAACTGATCACAATCTCATTAACTCTGATGAAAATGAAGTTTATACACCAAGAAGCATGATGTATTGTCGTGTATTTGCCATGATA TTTATGCTGCTTCTAGTTATACGTCACGCTCTTCCTCTCATAGTTGATCAAGCAGGGGACTACTCACTTCCATTGGTTATGGTAAG TTGCTACTTCTTAGAGTTATGGGCATTGTTCTGCCCGTCTACGTCATAA
- the LOC125857206 gene encoding uncharacterized protein LOC125857206 isoform X1, protein MVDYYSSVTEHIVQGISLCLLHITKRMGDHFVFLVDRLLTESTLEAAIESRNQNLLASWTTDDPTAYCSSQSADAVLTPGKMVECRICQDEDMDSNMEAPCSCCGSLKYAHRRCVQRWCNEKGDTICEICHQPFRPGYTAPPSIFRLGGIPMNLRGNWRIVRRNLNNQRVIAVVSTDHNLINSDENEVYTPRSMMYCRVFAMIFMLLLVIRHALPLIVDQAGDYSLPLVMLLLLRVMGIVLPVYVIMKAVISCHHRQHQQATLPISSSREEASLVTLQQEPPITAIQ, encoded by the exons ATGGTGGATTACT ACAGTTCTGTTACAGAACATATTGTTCAAGGCATAAGTTTGTGTCTTCTTCATATCACCAAAAGGATGGGAGATCACTTTGTGTTTCTGGTTGATCGTTTGCTGACTGAATCAACTTTGGAGGCTGCAATTGAGAGCAGGAATCAGAATCTATTAGCATCATGGACAACTGATGACCCGACAGCTTATTGCTCCTCCCAAAGTGCTGATGCTGTTTTAACTCCAGGAAAAATGGTGGAATGTAGGATATGCCAAGATGAGGATATGGATTCAAATATGGAGGCTCCATGCTCTTGCTGTGGTAGCTTGAAG TATGCACATCGTAGATGCGTGCAAAGGTGGTGTAATGAGAAGGGTGATACCATTTGCGAGATCTGCCACCAG CCTTTCAGGCCAGGTTACACAGCACCACCCTCGATTTTTCGCCTTGGTGGCATTCCAATGAACTTAAG GGGGAATTGGCGAATAGTCAGAAGGAACTTGAATAATCAACGTGTGATAGCAGTGGTTTCAACTGATCACAATCTCATTAACTCTGATGAAAATGAAGTTTATACACCAAGAAGCATGATGTATTGTCGTGTATTTGCCATGATA TTTATGCTGCTTCTAGTTATACGTCACGCTCTTCCTCTCATAGTTGATCAAGCAGGGGACTACTCACTTCCATTGGTTATG TTGCTACTTCTTAGAGTTATGGGCATTGTTCTGCCCGTCTACGTCATAATGAAAGCAGTGATTTCTTGCCACCACCGGCAACACCAACAG GCTACTTTGCCCATCTCTTCGTCCCGTGAAGAAGCTAGCCTGGTGACTCTGCAACAAGAACCTCCCATAACTGCTATCCAATGA
- the LOC125857206 gene encoding uncharacterized protein LOC125857206 isoform X2, producing MGDHFVFLVDRLLTESTLEAAIESRNQNLLASWTTDDPTAYCSSQSADAVLTPGKMVECRICQDEDMDSNMEAPCSCCGSLKYAHRRCVQRWCNEKGDTICEICHQPFRPGYTAPPSIFRLGGIPMNLRGNWRIVRRNLNNQRVIAVVSTDHNLINSDENEVYTPRSMMYCRVFAMIFMLLLVIRHALPLIVDQAGDYSLPLVMLLLLRVMGIVLPVYVIMKAVISCHHRQHQQATLPISSSREEASLVTLQQEPPITAIQ from the exons ATGGGAGATCACTTTGTGTTTCTGGTTGATCGTTTGCTGACTGAATCAACTTTGGAGGCTGCAATTGAGAGCAGGAATCAGAATCTATTAGCATCATGGACAACTGATGACCCGACAGCTTATTGCTCCTCCCAAAGTGCTGATGCTGTTTTAACTCCAGGAAAAATGGTGGAATGTAGGATATGCCAAGATGAGGATATGGATTCAAATATGGAGGCTCCATGCTCTTGCTGTGGTAGCTTGAAG TATGCACATCGTAGATGCGTGCAAAGGTGGTGTAATGAGAAGGGTGATACCATTTGCGAGATCTGCCACCAG CCTTTCAGGCCAGGTTACACAGCACCACCCTCGATTTTTCGCCTTGGTGGCATTCCAATGAACTTAAG GGGGAATTGGCGAATAGTCAGAAGGAACTTGAATAATCAACGTGTGATAGCAGTGGTTTCAACTGATCACAATCTCATTAACTCTGATGAAAATGAAGTTTATACACCAAGAAGCATGATGTATTGTCGTGTATTTGCCATGATA TTTATGCTGCTTCTAGTTATACGTCACGCTCTTCCTCTCATAGTTGATCAAGCAGGGGACTACTCACTTCCATTGGTTATG TTGCTACTTCTTAGAGTTATGGGCATTGTTCTGCCCGTCTACGTCATAATGAAAGCAGTGATTTCTTGCCACCACCGGCAACACCAACAG GCTACTTTGCCCATCTCTTCGTCCCGTGAAGAAGCTAGCCTGGTGACTCTGCAACAAGAACCTCCCATAACTGCTATCCAATGA